Proteins encoded by one window of Polaribacter haliotis:
- a CDS encoding Gfo/Idh/MocA family protein codes for MESNSRRSFLKKTAVVGAGISLMPNFAYGANFNNKKEILKVAFIGVGLRGIGHLANALKRKDVEVTAICDIDPDRIKVSLERIKKAGFKAPKVFGKGEHDYKNLLALEEIDAVIISTPWLWHTKMAVDSMKAGKYTGLEVSAANTMEECWDLVNTHEETGSHLMILENVNYRRDVLAVLNMVKQNVFGEMLHFRCGYKHDLRFVKFNDGKTGYGKGVEFGEKGISEAAWRTQHSLLRNADVYPTHGLGPVATMIDVNRGNRFVSISSNATKAIGLNKYIVENGGKDHPNAKLKWKQGDIITSTIETANGETIIVTHDVNSPRPYSLGFEVQGAQGIAEFDFHTQRIHIEGKTKAHNWEGMDEWFKKYDHPLWKKFGDSATEAGHGGIDFFVLNAFVESAKENIAPPMDAYDAAAWSAVTPLSEVSIENNGEAQDFPDFTRGNWIKRKPYNWMKSSF; via the coding sequence ATGGAATCAAATTCAAGAAGATCTTTCCTAAAGAAAACTGCTGTAGTAGGTGCAGGAATTTCATTAATGCCAAACTTCGCTTACGGAGCAAATTTTAATAATAAGAAAGAGATATTAAAAGTAGCATTTATTGGAGTGGGTTTAAGAGGTATTGGTCACTTGGCAAATGCATTAAAAAGAAAAGATGTAGAGGTAACTGCAATTTGCGATATTGATCCAGACAGAATTAAGGTTTCTTTAGAAAGAATTAAAAAAGCTGGTTTTAAAGCGCCAAAGGTATTTGGAAAAGGAGAACATGACTATAAAAATTTGTTAGCTTTAGAAGAAATTGATGCTGTTATAATTTCTACACCTTGGTTGTGGCATACAAAAATGGCTGTAGATTCTATGAAAGCTGGAAAATATACTGGTTTAGAAGTTTCTGCTGCAAACACCATGGAAGAATGTTGGGATTTAGTGAATACTCACGAAGAAACAGGTTCTCACTTAATGATTTTAGAAAACGTAAATTATCGTAGAGATGTTTTAGCGGTTTTAAACATGGTAAAACAAAATGTTTTTGGGGAAATGTTACATTTTAGATGTGGTTACAAACACGATTTAAGGTTTGTGAAATTTAACGATGGTAAAACTGGATATGGAAAAGGAGTCGAGTTTGGTGAAAAAGGTATATCTGAAGCAGCTTGGAGAACACAACATTCACTTCTTAGAAATGCAGATGTGTATCCAACACATGGTTTAGGTCCAGTTGCTACAATGATAGATGTAAATAGAGGAAATCGTTTTGTATCAATTAGTTCTAACGCAACAAAAGCGATAGGATTAAATAAATATATTGTAGAGAATGGAGGTAAAGATCATCCTAACGCAAAATTAAAATGGAAGCAGGGAGATATTATTACTTCAACCATAGAAACTGCTAATGGAGAAACAATTATTGTAACGCACGATGTAAATTCACCAAGACCATATTCTTTAGGTTTTGAAGTTCAAGGAGCACAAGGTATCGCAGAATTCGATTTTCATACCCAAAGAATTCATATAGAAGGGAAAACAAAAGCACATAATTGGGAAGGTATGGACGAATGGTTTAAAAAATACGATCACCCACTTTGGAAAAAATTTGGAGACTCAGCAACAGAAGCAGGTCATGGAGGAATCGACTTTTTCGTTTTAAATGCATTTGTAGAATCTGCAAAAGAAAATATTGCACCACCTATGGATGCTTATGATGCAGCAGCTTGGAGTGCAGTTACCCCTTTGTCGGAAGTTTCAATTGAAAATAATGGAGAAGCGCAAGATTTCCCAGATTTTACAAGAGGAAATTGGATTAAAAGAAAACCATATAATTGGATGAAAAGTTCTTTTTAG
- a CDS encoding DUF3472 domain-containing protein, with product MITNKSKNLQFFLFVILLLNTTLYLSSCSSKGTVDSVPVEVAPEGGDSDPAPTRLSLTKTVPIGSNSWLVGDPEKDRDIISKEGIHNWQSLNDVINTYVKTGSGKLNVGLKMKSSDGESKINVTINGVTKTIDIKNTSYEIVDVGIFDVTEGYVKIEIQGNSKKGTYIGDINEILFGGTAVATTLNFVPDTNDYFGRRGPSVHMGYKLPNGKDTKWFYNEVTVTEGQDKLGTFFMVNGHSNGYFGMQVNSSTERRVLFSVWSAYVTDDPNQIPKDYKVTNLGNGPGVTVQDFGNEGSGLQSFKNANWKAGTTYKFLLKGEPASVEGSTDYTGYFFDPEVGEWELIASLRRPKTTTYIKRTHSFLENFIPSTGNQERKVKYGNQWAYTTEGNWIELNEGTYTADATASEGDRFDYAGGTEGNSFYLRNCGFFNDNVTPNTLFTRSLNGTAPIIDFSKLPVPTILATPKDVNILNNSSWTLDSFSTQEDKGGEGSTGRAADIIDGKLDTFWHSCWSGGCVATAPHNLIVNMGSEQTVEGLQFFQRQNLSRTIKTLDIEISSDKTTWTSLGSFTLENSKLAQNIDFNAPKTFRYFKIIARASHDGTENAALAEVKAYTY from the coding sequence ATGATAACGAACAAATCTAAAAATTTACAGTTTTTTCTTTTTGTAATATTATTATTAAATACAACACTATATCTTTCTTCTTGTTCAAGTAAAGGAACTGTGGATTCAGTTCCAGTAGAAGTAGCTCCTGAAGGTGGAGATTCAGATCCAGCTCCAACAAGATTAAGTCTTACAAAAACGGTTCCCATTGGTTCTAATAGCTGGCTAGTTGGAGATCCTGAAAAAGATAGAGATATTATTTCTAAAGAAGGTATACATAATTGGCAATCTTTAAACGATGTAATTAACACTTATGTAAAGACAGGAAGTGGAAAATTAAATGTTGGTTTAAAAATGAAATCTTCAGATGGTGAATCTAAAATTAATGTAACAATAAATGGAGTTACAAAAACCATAGATATTAAAAATACAAGCTACGAAATTGTAGATGTAGGAATTTTTGATGTTACTGAAGGGTATGTGAAAATTGAAATTCAAGGAAATAGTAAAAAAGGAACTTATATTGGAGACATTAATGAAATTCTTTTTGGAGGAACAGCAGTAGCAACAACTTTAAATTTTGTGCCAGATACTAACGATTATTTTGGTAGAAGAGGGCCATCTGTACATATGGGCTACAAACTTCCTAATGGAAAAGATACAAAATGGTTTTATAACGAAGTTACTGTAACAGAAGGACAAGATAAATTAGGAACTTTCTTTATGGTAAATGGACATTCAAATGGGTATTTTGGAATGCAAGTAAATTCAAGTACAGAAAGACGTGTGTTATTTTCTGTTTGGAGTGCCTATGTAACTGATGATCCAAATCAAATTCCTAAAGACTATAAAGTAACCAATTTAGGAAATGGACCAGGAGTAACAGTACAAGATTTTGGTAATGAAGGGTCAGGATTGCAAAGTTTTAAAAATGCAAATTGGAAAGCAGGAACTACTTATAAGTTTTTATTAAAAGGAGAACCAGCATCTGTAGAAGGTTCAACAGATTATACTGGTTACTTTTTTGATCCAGAAGTAGGAGAATGGGAATTAATAGCTAGTTTAAGAAGACCAAAAACAACAACTTATATAAAAAGAACACACTCTTTTTTAGAGAATTTTATTCCAAGTACAGGTAATCAGGAAAGAAAAGTAAAGTATGGAAATCAATGGGCTTATACTACAGAAGGAAATTGGATAGAATTAAATGAAGGAACTTATACTGCAGATGCTACAGCTTCAGAAGGAGATAGATTCGATTATGCAGGAGGTACAGAAGGGAATTCTTTCTATTTAAGAAACTGTGGTTTTTTTAATGATAATGTAACACCAAACACATTATTTACTAGAAGTTTAAATGGCACTGCACCAATTATAGATTTCTCTAAATTACCTGTACCAACGATTCTTGCAACACCCAAAGATGTAAACATATTAAATAATTCTTCTTGGACATTAGATAGTTTTAGTACCCAAGAAGATAAAGGTGGAGAAGGGAGTACAGGAAGAGCTGCAGATATTATTGATGGAAAACTAGATACTTTTTGGCATTCTTGTTGGAGTGGAGGTTGTGTTGCAACTGCACCTCATAATCTAATTGTTAATATGGGTTCTGAGCAAACTGTAGAAGGATTACAATTCTTTCAAAGACAAAATTTATCGAGAACTATAAAAACATTAGATATAGAAATAAGCTCAGATAAAACCACATGGACTTCTTTAGGGAGTTTTACGTTAGAGAATTCTAAATTAGCACAAAATATAGATTTTAATGCGCCTAAAACCTTCAGGTATTTTAAAATTATTGCTCGTGCTTCTCATGATGGTACAGAAAACGCAGCATTAGCAGAAGTAAAAGCATATACATATTAA
- a CDS encoding DUF3472 domain-containing protein has product MNKKNNVRKVFFTMFILQIILSNYSCSNVAKKNATLDTVFTASVPIASNSWIAGNNPENGNILTKEEIRNWTSLDDVLNTYVRTGSGKLNVGLKMKSPDGKSKMNITVNNVTKTIEVENKEYQTINVGTFNVDEGYVKIEIQGKEKKGNIIADIDEVLFGGTAVKKTLNFVPSKNHHFGRRGPSVHFNYNQPKSGEVEYFYNEIIVPAGEDKLGSFFMANGHAQGYFGIQVNSKSERRVLFSIWSAFVTDDPKQIPKDYTVTSLGGGEGVIIKNFGGEGSGIQCFKNVNWKVDTAYRFLLKGEPSSVAGSTDYTAYFYDPLIGNWQIIASLRRPKTSTHLKGLYSFLENFYPSTGNQTRKVNFGNQWVYTTNKEWLEITEGTFTADATANANERLDYAGGVIGNKFFLKNCGFFNENVTPKTNFSREANGKAPNINFSKLPKPIL; this is encoded by the coding sequence ATGAATAAAAAAAACAACGTTAGAAAAGTGTTTTTTACGATGTTTATATTACAAATTATACTATCTAACTATTCTTGTTCAAATGTGGCAAAGAAAAATGCGACATTAGATACAGTTTTTACAGCAAGTGTTCCAATAGCTTCTAATAGTTGGATTGCTGGAAATAACCCAGAAAATGGTAACATTCTTACAAAAGAAGAAATCCGTAATTGGACTTCTTTAGACGATGTGCTTAACACCTATGTAAGAACAGGAAGTGGAAAATTAAACGTTGGTTTAAAAATGAAATCTCCTGATGGGAAATCTAAAATGAACATAACTGTAAATAATGTTACAAAAACAATAGAGGTAGAAAATAAAGAGTACCAAACTATAAACGTAGGAACTTTTAATGTTGATGAAGGATATGTAAAAATCGAAATTCAAGGAAAAGAGAAAAAGGGAAACATAATTGCAGATATAGACGAAGTACTTTTTGGAGGTACAGCCGTTAAGAAAACTTTAAATTTTGTACCATCTAAAAATCATCATTTTGGTAGAAGAGGCCCTTCTGTACATTTTAATTACAACCAACCAAAAAGTGGAGAAGTGGAGTATTTTTATAATGAAATTATAGTTCCAGCTGGAGAAGATAAATTAGGCAGCTTTTTTATGGCAAATGGACATGCACAGGGTTATTTTGGAATACAAGTAAATTCTAAATCAGAAAGACGTGTATTATTTTCTATTTGGAGTGCTTTTGTGACAGACGATCCAAAACAAATTCCAAAAGATTATACAGTAACAAGTTTAGGAGGTGGAGAAGGAGTAATTATTAAAAATTTTGGAGGAGAAGGTTCTGGAATTCAGTGTTTTAAAAATGTAAACTGGAAAGTAGATACAGCCTACCGATTTTTATTGAAAGGAGAACCATCTTCTGTGGCAGGATCTACTGATTATACTGCCTATTTTTATGATCCATTAATTGGAAATTGGCAAATAATAGCGAGCTTAAGGAGACCAAAAACATCCACACATTTAAAAGGGTTGTATTCATTTTTAGAGAATTTTTATCCAAGTACTGGAAACCAAACAAGAAAAGTTAATTTCGGAAATCAATGGGTTTATACCACAAATAAAGAATGGTTAGAAATTACAGAAGGAACATTTACTGCAGATGCCACAGCAAATGCAAATGAAAGATTAGATTATGCAGGGGGAGTTATTGGAAATAAATTTTTCTTAAAAAACTGTGGTTTTTTTAATGAAAATGTAACTCCAAAAACAAATTTTTCTAGAGAAGCAAATGGTAAAGCACCTAATATTAACTTTTCTAAGTTACCAAAACCTATCCTTTAA